Part of the Paenibacillus kyungheensis genome, AAAGAATACTGACATGGATAAGGCTCTGATTGGAGGTCCTGATGAAAAAAATTCACCCGGGACGATTTTTGAAATTAAATATGATTCGCCTGCTTCGCTTAAAAAAAGGAGCACATCAAGTAGCTATTGGTTTTTCTGTAGGATTATTCCCGAGTTGGTATCCGCTGATAGGGATCGGTCCCATATTGTCATTAGGATTAACGCGTTTGTTCAAAGGAGCTATGCCAGCAGCGATTTTTGCTGCTTCATTGGATTCTTTTGTCTGGCCCTTAACATTTTTTCTTAATTATCATACAGGGCATTTTTTAGTGACATTATGGCGTTCTTCCAGTCTTCCTGCTAGTATGCCTAAGATTGATATTCCAGACTGGCCTGAAGATTATATGCAACCGATACACCAGTCTCATCATTGGCGTGATGCAGGGGTTGATTTTATTACAGGAGCTGCTGTAAACAGTGTTATTTTTGCAATTATTATTTATATTGTGATCAAATGGGTGATGTTAAAGTATCGTATACCGTTACTGCGTAGACTTCGAGGTAAAAAAGTTCATCCTTCTGCTTCACAAAAGGACTAATCTGGGGTAATACTATATATTCCACTATTTTCACAACACTATTATACTCAAAGATTAATCTATTCGAACCCGTATTATTCAGAAGGAGGAACACATGTGAATTTTGGAGCCCGCATGCTCAAAACCGGAATTGCGGTTACGCTTGCTTTATACATTAGCTCCTGGCTTAATCTGACGCCACCGGTAATTGCTGCTGTTGCTGCTATTTTTGCGATGCAGCCATCGATTTACCGCTCTTTCCGTTATTTTCTGGATCAGATTCAGACCAATACATTAGGAGCCATACTAGCACTACTTGGAGGAATGTTTTTCTCTAACGAGCCGATTGCGATTGGCTTAATGTGTGTTGTGGTGATTATGATTTGTTTGCGTCTCAAAATGGGAGATACGATTGGCCTGACATTAGTTACTGTTATTTCGGTAATGGAAGCTTCAGGTCAATGGCAATTTGCGCTTAATCGTTTTTCACTCAGTATTATTGGTATCGTATCTGCCTTTTTAATTAATATACTGGTTGCACCACCTAAGCCATTAGAACAATTTAAAGGGCAGATTGAGAATACATTTGCTAAGTTATCTTTGCTTTTACGGACAGCGGTTTCAGATGAAATCAAAGAGTCTGTGTTTCGCGAAGAAAAAAAAGCACTGGAAAATTCGATTCAGTCGTTAAGCGATAAGTACAATCTGATGGAAGAAGAACTCAAAAAATTAAAACGAGCTTCATTCAGTCGTCATCGACACATTGTAGTGAACAAACAAATGCTAACAGCGCTTAGGAAGGGAGTAGATGTGCTAACTGCTATAGAGCAACATTATTTTCAAGCAGAACGTACTCCGCAGTTAGATGATTATTTCGATAATCATTTGGAACAATTAATTAAGTTCCATGAGCATATTTTGCTGAAGCTGGATAATAAGATCAAAAATGATGGCCATGAGGCTGAAGAAGTAGAACAAGCAAACGATCAATTTTTGGATACAATGATTGATCGCTATCAAGAAAATTTTAGCGGTGTTCTAAGGTTGTCTATTGTAGCCGCTGTGATGTATGATTATGGCTATCAATTAGAACGCCTTAATCGCTTAGTAGATCATACCAGTTCTAAACATGATACAGTTGAAAAAGAAAACGAAGAGAAACAGGAACGCAGAAATTTTCCGACTTGGCCTTGGAAGCAATAATACCCAAGTCGATACATCGAAGATGACTGTTTAAAAGGAGACTTATGGGAATGACGAATATCCCCTACACATTAGAGAACTCAATTGGTTACAAACTTTCTATTGCTACACGTCTTGCACACAATCGCTTAAATCAATATTTTCGTGATGGTGGCTATCCGGTTACACATGAACAATGGATTTTGATTTCATTTTTGTGGAGACGGGACGGGCAGACACAGAATCGTCTTGCACGTCTGTCTCGCAAAGATCAACCCAGTGTATCAAGGTTGATCGATAATATGATCAAACGCGGGATGGTGGTACGTGTTCCTCATCCTGATGATCGCCGTACCAATCTTATCTATTTGACGGATTATTGCCGTAGTATTGTAGATGATCTCGGTGATAAAGCTAGTCAAACGATCGAAGATGTATTTAATGGATTTACTGTAGAAGAGCGCAATATAACGATTAAAATGCTTGATCGTATTATCGATAACTTGGATTAATTCCGTTTGTTTTGTATTAAGGTTCTCTATTTTGGTTAAATGACAAGTAGAGCTAAACTTAATACCAAGGAGGAATTAACATGATATCTGTAGAGGAAAGACAAAAGTGTCTAGAAGCTTGTCTGGAATGTATGGAAGCTTGTAATCAATGTTATACCGCTTGTCTGGAAGAAAAACATTTGGATATGATGCGAGGCTGTTTGCGACTTGATCGTGAATGTGCAGACATATGTGCATATGCTGCCAAAGCTATAACTTCGCAAAGTCCTTATATGCAACAAATTTGTGCTCTATGTGCGCAAATCTGTGAAGATTGTGCTCAAGAATGTGCCAAACATGATCATGACCATTGTCAACGTTGTGCCGAAGCCTGCCGTCACTGCGCTGAAGCTTGTCGGAGTATGGCTGCATGACAAACGATTGTCATACTAAATATGTACAAGAAGGAGAGAGCGATTCTCTCCTTTTTGCGTTGCTTTGTCAACGATAATCCTTATAAAGATGACATGATAAATAATGAAAAATAGTAGATTTATTTGTAACGAGTGAAGATTAATTATACAATATAGAATATGAGCTAGAAGATGAATCAGGAATTATACCGAAGTGCGACACGAAGTCGCCGACAAAAAACAGGTTCCATCATACCTGCTTATTTGTCGGCGTTTCCTGACGTTTACGACAAAGGAGAAAAAGATATGATTGCTAAAACAGAACAAGATATCGAAGGATTAAAAAAAATAGGTAAAGTGGTCGCGATTATTCGTGATGAATTGAAAGAAATGACCAAACCAGGAATGCGTACGATCGATCTAGATCTGCATGCGGCTAAGTTATTTGAACAACATGGTGCATTATCAGGTCCTAAAGTGACTTATGATTTCCCTGGATTTACTTGTATTAGTGTAAATGAAGAAGTGGCTCATGGTATTCCAGGCGATCGAATTATTCAAGAAGGCGATCTAGTCAATGTAGATGTATCTGCTTCATTAGATGGATACTTTGCAGACACAGGTGTATCATTTGTAGTTGGTAACGGTGATCCCAAATTAACTCAGCTATGTGAAGCTTCTATTTTGGCATTTGAAGCAGGAGCACAGAAAATTCGTGCAGGTTCCAAGCGAAGCAATGCAGGTAAAGCTACTTATAATACAGCCAAAAAATTAGGATTCACTATCATCACTAATCTAACAGGACATGGTATCGGGAAATCGCTACACGATGATCCTGAATATATTTTGAGTTATTACGATCCTACCGATAACGGATTATGGAAAGAAGGAATGGTTATTGCTTACGAACCTTTCGTATCTACCAAAGCCGAAGAAGTAGCGGAAGGTAATGATGGCTGGACACTCAAAACAGATGATGGTAGCTTTGTAGCTCAATATGAGCATACGATGATTATTACCAAAGGCGAGCCTATTATTTTGACTAAATAAAAAAAGATATACATGCAATCATCAAAAAAAGCCGCATTGCTGGATAATTCCAGACATGCGGCTTTGGTATTTGCAATTTGTAATAGATGAGCGTACAATAAAATTTGGTCTGCAAAAGAGCATAAATATTCCAAAATTATCAATATAGATTTAACATAACATAATTAATATATATTGTCAAATTTATAATTGCATAGAATGTGTAGACATAGACAAAGGAGATGATCCAGTATGGCAATAGATGATCAGGATTGGAAAGATGAACAAGCACGAGTAGATGATGTAACAACCAAAATCAATCGAAAAATGGCTGTGCTTGAACAAGAAGTTGGAGCGGCGCGTGGCGATGTTGTCGGTATGCGTAAAGACTTCTGGGATGAAGTGACAGTTAACTTCAGTGAGCCGGATGATGTAGGAGAAACTTCAACCAGTCTACGACAGCAATCACAGGTATTGACCGAGATTGAATTGGCTCACAAACGTTCGAGTCTGACTTTAGATAAATTACGTCGTTTATCAGGTTCTCCTTATTTTGGACGGATCGATTTTAAAGAAGTCGGTGAACCTGCAACAGATCATATTTATTTAGGAATTGGTTCTTTTTTAGATGATGATGAAGAGACATTTTTGATCTATGATTGGCGTGCTCCGGTATCGAGTCTTTATTACGATGGAGCACCGGGCCCTGCTTCTTATCGGACACCTGTCGGAAATATCGAAGGAAATATGGAGTTAAAACGTCAGTTTGTCATTCGTGATGCGAAGATCGATGTGTTGTTCGATACAGGGGTTACAATCGGTGATGAATTGTTACAGCAAGTGCTTAGTCATACCGCAGATAACCAAATGAAAAATATCGTAGCCACTATTCAAAAAGAACAAAATAGTGTTATTCGTAACGATCGTAGTCGTCTATTGGTTGTACAAGGTGCAGCAGGAAGCGGCAAAACGTCAGCAGCGTTACAACGTGTAGCTTACTTACTGTATCGTTATCGGGATAGCTTACGTGCCGATCAGATGGTACTCTTTTCCCCGAACTCGATGTTTAATAGTTATGTCTCGACCGTATTGCCAGAGCTTGGTGAAGAGAATATGTTACAGACTACATTTCAGGCGTATCTAGAACGTCGTATCGGCAGAGAATTTGATCTGGAAGATGTCTTTTCACAAATGGAATACTTGTTAGCCTGGAGAGACGATCTGGAGCATGATGCACGAGTGCAAGGGATTCGTTACAAGTCATCTGCAACTTATCTCAAAGCCATTCGCCGTTATACCGAGCTATTATTAACAGAAGGCATGGTATTCCGTCCGATTCGTTTTCAAGGTAAAGATATCGTAACCCGTCAACAGATGCTAGATAAGTTCTATGGATTTGATTCGGCCGTCAAATTAGGGAATCGGATCGAATTAATGCGTGATTGGTTGCTTAAAGAAGTCAGTCTATTTGGACGCAAAGAGCGTAAAGAAGCATGGGTAGAAGAACAAGTACAGTTGATGAGTACGGATGATTATCATCGTGCTTATACGATGATGCGTCGTAAGCAAAAAGGGAAAATGCCTTCTTTTGATGATTTTCAATTAGAAGCAGAATTAGCAGCACGTATGGTTGTCAATGATTGGCTCAAACCGTTACGCAAATGGGTCAAACGACTTCGTTTTGCAGATATCAAAGCGGTCTATCGTAAAATGTTTACCGATGAAGTATTATTTGCCAAAATCAATAATGGTGTATTGCCTGAAGGTTGGGAAGATTTTGCAAGGCAAACAGTTAGCCGGCTTGATCAAGGAGAATTGGGATATGAAGACGCAACACCATATCTGTATCTCAAAGAACAATTGCAAGGATTCCGTTCTAATCATGCGATTAAGCATGTGATTGTCGATGAAGTACAAGATTATTCACCGTTCCAGTTGGAATTTATGAAGCGATTATTCCCGCGTGCGCGAATGACTGCTTTGGGTGATCTGAATCAAGCGATTTACAGCCATAATTCGGTGTTTGATGAAGAAGATCCATTGTTAGAATTGTATGGTAAAGAAAATAGCGAAATTATTCGTTTGACCCGTAGTTATCGTTCCACATATGAAATTGTAGACTTTACACGAGGGATGATGAAAGGCGGAGAGCATATTATTCCGTTTAATCGCCGCGGAGATAAGCCGCAAGTGTCGCTATATGATGATCGTGAATCGATGCATAACGATATTATTCGAGATATTCATGGGCTGCAACAGCAAGGTTATCAGTATACAGCGATTATTTGTAAAACAGAAAGTGAATGTGAAGAAGCTTATCAAGTGCTCAAAGAACAGATCACATTGCGCAAAATTACTAAAAACACACCTGCTTTTGAAAAAGGAACAGTTATTATTCCTGCTTATCTTGCCAAAGGTGTAGAATTTGACGCTGTTGTATTATATGATGCTTCCAGCCAACAATATCATCGTGAAGCAGAGCGCAAATTATTCTATACAGCATGTACGCGGGCGATGCATTTGTTACATTTATATGCTATTGATGAAGTGACTCCATTTATTACGGGTATGGACGAAGAGCGATATGTATTGAATGATCATCGTGGTTGAGTCCACATAGATCACAATATCCAAGTCGTTCACTAAGAATACATTGAAATAACTATGAAATACGCTAAGGAGGACATCAGTAGAACTTTACTGTTGTTCTCCTTTTTTTATAGGTAATCCTGCTGTTATCATATATTATTCCAGACTGCTTTTTTGTAATTCAGTAATCAATGAATTAGAGACACCATTGGTCTGTTTGCGATATTGAGAAGGCGTAGAGCCCCGGTGTTGCTTGAATACAGAAATAAAGTAACTCAAGCTATCAAATCCGACTTCAAGAGAGATATCAACAATTTTGCGATCACTGCTTTCTAGTAATCGGCAAGCTTGTTGCGTCCGATAGCGATTGATATAATCGATCGGGCTTTTTTGAGTTAAACTTTTGAAAAAGCGACAAAAATGTCCTTCGCTCATATTGATTTGTTCTGCTAATTCTCGCAAACGCAGCGGTTGCTGGTAGTGATCATGAATATGACCGAGTACTGTTTTGAGCCGTTCTACTTTATCACTTGGAGCGGGCAGAGGAGTGACTTGAGTATCCATATGTTCAATCATTTGAGCAAAAAGAAGATAAAGATAAGCTTTGGTAGTCAGTTCACAAGTCGCTGTCTGTTGCTCATTGATATCGACAATCGCAGTCAATAATTTCAACACTTCTTGTTCCCAGACTTCTTGTCCACGAATATGCACAGGCAATACCATTTGCTTGCGTAACAACGGATCTATAAATCGTGCTTGTACCATGTCATACCCTGCACTATTTAACAAAGACATACTGAAAACGGTCGCTACAAAGCTACAGGATTCATGTTCCATCTGATATGCTGTATGAATCTCACCGCTATTCACAAATACCGCTTCACCTGCATGCACTTCATAAGGAATCGTACCGATCTGAAACAACGCTCTTCCTTGCGTCACCAAAATCAATTCAGGTTCTTCATGCCAGTGACATTCTAGCACTGTCTCTTCTTCAATATCATCCATCCGATACACACTCACCGGATACATCAGACTCCCGTGAATCCGATCTTCTTTTAACTCTTCGCGCAACTGCTCCTGAATCATCCAATCACCGCCTTAAATCATATAATATTGTGCAATGGAGCGACTTAACGCTCCGTAAATGGATTATTCTTACGATCGCTGTTGCGAGCTAATCTCTTTTATTCCCGCTCTGCGGTAGAGATTAGCTCACAAAGGCGAACGCTTCGCTTCTCCAGAACCATTCCATCTGCTCCGCTGTAGAAAGTGGTCATTCAAATAAAGGGATATCTCTAAAGGTCAAAACTTCATCAATTGGAACACCAGCTTTGATAATATCGACTAACTCTTCAAAACGAGGGCTTATATACAAAACATTTTTATAACTAGATACTAGCGTATGATCTAATCTATGCGTAGATAGGATACCTGCAATTTTATGAGAGTATTCTTCCTTAAAAAAGAAACCGTCTGTATCTCTTCTGATTTTAATTAAATTATTATTAAAATCATAAATTTCTTCTCCGTAAGCTGCTTGAGAGAAATCTATCTCATCAAACTCATTAGCTTCTGTAACAATCAAATTAATATTTTTATTGTCATTATCAGTTTCAAAAGCACCTATAGCTTTTTCAAGATTTCCTTTTATTTGTTCAGAACTTTCTTCGGTTATATCTATCATTGATAGGTCACTAGAAGTACCTAAAGTTAGATTATTTAAGTTTTTCTTATTTGGTGGGAATAAACTAAATTGTAATTTTTCATCTATTTTAGAAGGATAACAATACATCTCATTATCTTTGAAAGAAGATATATTTGAATTCAAATAGCTAATAAATTCAGGTATATCTACTTTTTTAAAACGTATACTATTATGGATTGTTATATATTTATTAATTTTAATATGAGTTAATTCATTTTTAAAATAACTTATCAATTTGTTTTGTATATTATCTCTTTTACTAATAGATAAACTTTTCATTTGGATAGAATACTTAATGTTAGATTTTGTATATACGAAATCAACTGGTCTGTTACTCTCTGAAGGTTCGTATTGAATGTTAATACCAGAATTATAGTTAATCAATTGCGTAAGAAAATTATGTTCTGCTATAGCAGCAAGAAATGTATTCTTTTTTACAGCATTTGATGAAAGGTGAAGATTCATTTCAGATAATCCATGATTATCTATAAATGTAATCTGGTCTTGAAGAGCTTTTATTGCTTCATCATCACTATACACTTTATTAGCAATCAACATCTCTCTTGCCGATTTCATTTTTTTGTTCTTATTCACTTGCTACCCACCACCCTATTGAAATTTCCTGCATTCTTTTGAGAAGCGGATGATCTACTACCACGAGCGGAGGGAAGGAGGAGGTGCTGAAAGAGCGAAGCGCTCGCCTTTGAAGAAAAATGCCAACTGCTTGAGCAGTTATTCAAGGCATTTTCCTTCAACAGCGACGACAAGCACCGCCTTCTTCACGCAGCAACCCCCATCAAAGATCCCCCACCCCTCACCAAATCAGCCAAAGATCAATATCCTTACACATATGATCAAAATAAAAGAAGAAAAGCGCTTTCTTTATCAATATTATTATAACTATAGGTAAGCGATTTGCACAAATACATTTTAATAACCAAATAAAGACTATTGGGGGAAATGACATGAAATTTACTGATGGCTATTGGATGACACGCAAAGGGTATAGTATGCAACATCCTGTAGATATTCGCGATATTGTTAACAAAAATAATGAGCTAACGTTATATGCAGCTACCAAAAAAATTGTACATAAAGGCGATACGTTAAATGGAGCATTGCTCAAAGCTTCTTTGAGTTCTCCAATGCCCAACGTAATCAAAGTACAATTTAACCATCACAAAGGTGGACTGCAAAAACTGCCTGAATTTGAACTGGCTCAATTAGAGACCGATGTTCAAGTGATCGAAGATGAGGATCGTACTGTTTTTCAATCTGGAGATTTAACAGCAACGATTCGTAAAAATACCAATTGGGGGATCAGCTTTGATTTTGCCGGTCGTCATTTAACCGGGAGTGTTCATCGTGGGCCTGGTTATATCAATGGACCTGAAGATACTGTCTTTTTCCGTGAGCAATTGGAATTAGGGATCGGTGAATATATTTACGGATTAGGCGAACGCTTTACACCGTTTGTTAAAAATGGTCAGGTCGTTGATATCTGGAACGAAGATGGCGGTACAAGTAGTGAGCAAGCTTACAAAAATATTCCGTTTTACCTGTCTAGCAAAGGATACGGTGTATTTGTTAATCATCCAGAAAAAGTCTCCTATGAAGTTGCTTCTGAAAATGTATCCAAAGTACAATTTAGCGTAGAAGGCGAAAGCTTAGAATATTACATCATCGGCGGTCGCAATCCAAAAGAAGTATTGGATAACTATACGACTCTAACAGGTAAGCCTGCATTGCCACCAGCTTGGACATTTGGACTGTGGCTAACGACTTCGTTTACAACCGATTATGATGAAGCAACAGTGAATCATTTTGTCGATGGAATGAAAGAACGCGACCTTCCATTGTCTGTATTCCATTTTGACTGTTTCTGGATGCGTGAATACCAATGGTGTGATTTTGTGTGGGATGAGCGGATGTTCCCGGAACCAGAAGCAATGCTTACCCGTCTTAAAGAAAAAGGGCTCAAAATCTGTGCTTGGATCAATCCATATATCGCAGAGAAATCGTATTTATTTGATGAAGGTATGGAAAATGGATATCTTGTCAAACGCAAAGATGGAAGTGTATGGCAATGGGATCTATGGCAAGCTGGGATGGGTCTGGTCGACTTTACCAATCCAGAAGCAGTCGCATGGTATAAGAGCAAGCTGAAAGTGCTTGTTGATCAAGGGGTAGACTCTTTCAAAACAGACTTTGGTGAGCGTATTCCGACCGATGTTGTGTATTATGATGGCTCTGATCCTGTGAAAATGCACAATTATTACACATTCTTATATAACAAAGTAGTATTTGAATTGTTGGAAGAAACGCTTGGCAAAAATGAAGCGGCATTATTTGCACGTTCTGCTACAGTCGGTGGACAACAATTCCCTGTACACTGGGGCGGCGATTGTTCTTCTACATTTGAATCAATGGCGGAATCATTACGTGGTGGATTGTCTCTAGGAGTATCTGGATTTGGTTTCTGGAGTCATGATATTTCAGGCTTTGAAATGACGGCCGCACCGGAAGTATACAAACGTTGGGTACAATTCGGAATGTTGTCTTCTCATAGCCGTCTGCATGGTAATGAATCATATCGTGTGCCGTGGTTGTTCGATGAAGAGTCTGTTGATGTATTGCGTACCTTTACAAAGCTGAAATGTCGTCTGATGCCTTATCTGTTCGATGCGGCTGTTAATGCGTCTGAACAAGGGGTACCGATGATGCGTCCTATGGTGCTTGACTTCCATGAAGATCCGACAACACATACATTAGATCGTCAGTATATGTTCGGGGATTCGTTATTAGTTGCTCCGATCTTTAATAGCGAAGGGTTAGCAACATATTATGTACCAGAAGGAAAATGGACTAATTTCTTAACTGGAGATGTAGTACAAGGTGGACGCTGGTACAATGAAACGTTCGACTTTATGAATTTACCATTACTGGTTAAGCCTAATAGCATTATTGCGCTAGGTGCAGAAGAGAACAAACCAGATTACGATTATACCGATGGCGTAGAACTTCATATTTTTGAATTGGAAGAAGGGCAATCTACTTCGATCCGTCTGGTCAATATGCAAGGTGGGCAAGAAGCAATTGTAACAGCTTCCCGTCAAAATAATACTATCGATATCGCTGTAGAAGGTACGCTTAACTCATGGTCTATCGTATTACGTGGTATTACAGACGTAAGCGGAGTTGTAGGAGCGAATCAATTGACTGGTGAACATGGCATTATTTTGAAATCGCAAGACCAAAAAGTAACTGTAACACTGTAATTGATAAATATTCCTTTGAATACAGTGTAGGTAACAATCTACAAGTTTGTACGATTAAGATGATCTTATGAATACTTGAAGATCATCCTCCATAAAATGTTAAAAAAAGACTGCTCCTACATTTAGTAGAGGCAGTCTTTTTAATAGAAACAGAAGTATTGTTTTATTTTAATATAAAATCGATATTATTTAATTTTGATATGAATACTATGTTGTGTCTGAGCGGGCGTTGTTTTGGCTTTGATCATATATACAATACCGACCACAATATAAAGGACGATAAATAATGCAGAGAAGCGGTACATAGAAGTATAACTGGTGATTCCTGCAACAGTTCCTAAGATCATAGCACCAAGCGCTACCCCCATATCAAGCGAGTTCAAGAACATACCGTTAGCCATTCCGCGTTGATGCGGGCTAACTACTTGAATCATCCATGTCTGCATTGTAGGTTGTAATGCTCCCCAGCCAAGACCATAACAGATTGCCGAAGCAAATAATCCCCATGTAGAATGAGCGAAAGATAATAGCAATAGACCAGCAATTAACATCACTGCTCCAGGTACGATAAGTGCTTTGGGCCCTTTACTATCATAGATTTTACCAGAGAAAGGACGAACAATAATTACAGCCAAAGCATTAAATAAGAAAAAGTAACCCGGATTCGCAAGATGAGCTTCTTTGCCAAATAAAGCGATAAAGCTTACCAGTCCACCATATGTTAATGACATTAAGAAATTTAACAGACTAGGCAATAATAATCTTTTTTCAAATTTGGAAGCTTTCGTAGGAAGTGGTGGAGTATCTATTGTTTCGACAACTATTCCTTCTGAAAGTGCTTTGGCTTGTGCAGCTAGTTTACGTTGATCGGCTGCGATTTTTTGCTCAGCAATCTTTTTATCTTGTCCTTTGACAAGGCTATAAGCAAGCGGAAATAGGATCAAAATAAATATCGAACCAATAATAATCAGTGGTGTAAATCCATATTGCTTCTCAATACTCATACCGATTAGTGGCCCCATCGACATAGAGATAGTAGTCGACAAACCAAAGTATCCCATGCCTTCACCCATACGTTTGCGAGGAATAATATCGGACACCATAGTTGGAAAGGTGGTACTGTACATTCCGAATCCAAATCCGAAAATAACACGCATTACCAATAATAAAATAATCGTCGCACTAAAATAATATCCGACAGTACCGAGTAAGGCGATCAATAATCCACCAAACAAAATCACATTTCGCTTACCAAGTTCTAATGCTCTAGCCGAAAATAACCGTGACACAATAGCAGCTAATGCCATCAAGCTAGTACATAGACTTACATAGAAATCGCCTGCATTGAAATGCTCTCGCATATACAAAGGCAGGGACGATAAGATCATATGCAAATTCAAAAAAACAAGTAAATTACAAGCTGTTAAAATCAAAAATTCTTTCGTCCACAGACGAGAAGGGGCGTCTTCCTCGATATCTGTTATAGGTGTTGTCTCTATTGAGGGGTTTGATTGTTGGGATGGAATATGTTCTTTTGATAAAAGGTTCTCTTTGTTAGTATGCTCCATAGTCTATATTTCTCTCCATTTCTGT contains:
- the yicI gene encoding alpha-xylosidase, giving the protein MKFTDGYWMTRKGYSMQHPVDIRDIVNKNNELTLYAATKKIVHKGDTLNGALLKASLSSPMPNVIKVQFNHHKGGLQKLPEFELAQLETDVQVIEDEDRTVFQSGDLTATIRKNTNWGISFDFAGRHLTGSVHRGPGYINGPEDTVFFREQLELGIGEYIYGLGERFTPFVKNGQVVDIWNEDGGTSSEQAYKNIPFYLSSKGYGVFVNHPEKVSYEVASENVSKVQFSVEGESLEYYIIGGRNPKEVLDNYTTLTGKPALPPAWTFGLWLTTSFTTDYDEATVNHFVDGMKERDLPLSVFHFDCFWMREYQWCDFVWDERMFPEPEAMLTRLKEKGLKICAWINPYIAEKSYLFDEGMENGYLVKRKDGSVWQWDLWQAGMGLVDFTNPEAVAWYKSKLKVLVDQGVDSFKTDFGERIPTDVVYYDGSDPVKMHNYYTFLYNKVVFELLEETLGKNEAALFARSATVGGQQFPVHWGGDCSSTFESMAESLRGGLSLGVSGFGFWSHDISGFEMTAAPEVYKRWVQFGMLSSHSRLHGNESYRVPWLFDEESVDVLRTFTKLKCRLMPYLFDAAVNASEQGVPMMRPMVLDFHEDPTTHTLDRQYMFGDSLLVAPIFNSEGLATYYVPEGKWTNFLTGDVVQGGRWYNETFDFMNLPLLVKPNSIIALGAEENKPDYDYTDGVELHIFELEEGQSTSIRLVNMQGGQEAIVTASRQNNTIDIAVEGTLNSWSIVLRGITDVSGVVGANQLTGEHGIILKSQDQKVTVTL
- a CDS encoding MFS transporter, which translates into the protein MEHTNKENLLSKEHIPSQQSNPSIETTPITDIEEDAPSRLWTKEFLILTACNLLVFLNLHMILSSLPLYMREHFNAGDFYVSLCTSLMALAAIVSRLFSARALELGKRNVILFGGLLIALLGTVGYYFSATIILLLVMRVIFGFGFGMYSTTFPTMVSDIIPRKRMGEGMGYFGLSTTISMSMGPLIGMSIEKQYGFTPLIIIGSIFILILFPLAYSLVKGQDKKIAEQKIAADQRKLAAQAKALSEGIVVETIDTPPLPTKASKFEKRLLLPSLLNFLMSLTYGGLVSFIALFGKEAHLANPGYFFLFNALAVIIVRPFSGKIYDSKGPKALIVPGAVMLIAGLLLLSFAHSTWGLFASAICYGLGWGALQPTMQTWMIQVVSPHQRGMANGMFLNSLDMGVALGAMILGTVAGITSYTSMYRFSALFIVLYIVVGIVYMIKAKTTPAQTQHSIHIKIK